Proteins encoded together in one Chitinophaga varians window:
- a CDS encoding ammonium transporter, whose translation MKKSSFQDYLPFIFLAVIAVIGIFIPALPNFSDVSKYNTADIAWILVASSLVFLMTPGLSFFYGGMVNRKNVISTMMQSFIATGLISIVWVVVGFSLAFGKSYHGIIGSPSTYFMFNHVGSGAPWSLAPTIPLLLFALFQMKFAIITPALVVGAVAERIRFTSYVLFMVLFSVLVYAPIAHWTWHPDGILFKLGVLDFAGGTVVHISAGCAALAGALVLKRRKDHIEKKELQPANIPFVLLGTGLLWFGWFGFNAGSALGANALAATAFATTNTATAAAGLSWVFFDVIRGRKPSALGFCIGAVVGLVAITPAAGYVAIPQSIFIGFIAAIVSNMAVHWKSKTSIDDTLDVFPCHGLGGMVGMLLTGIFATKAINEGGNNGWFYGNFELFKNQVLGLLLVVAYSFTVSYAIFKLINLIHPLRVTEDEEALGLDATQHNEHYHPAMLSVTDNGSLKEEELVHS comes from the coding sequence ATGAAGAAAAGTTCATTCCAAGACTATCTCCCCTTTATTTTTCTGGCGGTAATAGCAGTAATTGGAATTTTTATTCCAGCTCTCCCCAATTTTTCAGATGTTAGTAAATATAATACGGCTGACATCGCCTGGATTCTTGTAGCCTCTTCTTTGGTGTTTTTGATGACTCCCGGCCTTTCCTTCTTTTATGGAGGTATGGTGAACCGGAAAAATGTGATCTCTACCATGATGCAGAGTTTTATTGCAACCGGGTTGATCAGCATAGTATGGGTAGTTGTTGGGTTTAGCCTGGCATTTGGAAAGTCTTATCATGGCATTATCGGTTCTCCTTCTACATATTTTATGTTTAACCATGTTGGTTCCGGCGCTCCCTGGAGCCTGGCTCCCACAATCCCGTTGTTGTTGTTTGCGCTCTTCCAGATGAAGTTCGCCATCATCACGCCGGCGCTGGTGGTAGGTGCAGTAGCGGAAAGAATTCGTTTTACTTCTTATGTACTGTTCATGGTGCTGTTCAGCGTCCTGGTATATGCTCCTATTGCACACTGGACCTGGCATCCGGATGGTATTCTCTTTAAGCTGGGTGTACTGGACTTTGCCGGCGGCACAGTGGTACACATCTCTGCTGGTTGCGCTGCCCTCGCGGGTGCCCTGGTGCTGAAACGCAGAAAAGACCATATTGAAAAGAAAGAACTGCAGCCTGCAAATATTCCCTTTGTACTGTTAGGCACTGGTTTGCTGTGGTTTGGCTGGTTTGGTTTCAACGCCGGTTCTGCACTGGGTGCCAATGCTCTGGCGGCCACCGCTTTTGCCACTACCAATACGGCTACTGCAGCTGCGGGCCTTTCCTGGGTTTTCTTTGATGTGATCCGTGGAAGAAAACCATCGGCGCTCGGTTTCTGCATCGGCGCAGTAGTAGGCCTGGTGGCTATTACACCGGCAGCCGGCTATGTTGCTATCCCGCAAAGCATATTCATCGGCTTTATTGCTGCCATTGTTTCTAATATGGCAGTTCACTGGAAATCAAAAACCAGCATCGACGACACACTGGACGTGTTCCCCTGTCATGGACTCGGTGGTATGGTAGGCATGCTGTTGACCGGCATCTTCGCTACCAAGGCTATCAACGAAGGCGGCAACAACGGCTGGTTCTACGGAAACTTCGAACTGTTCAAAAATCAGGTGCTGGGACTGTTACTGGTAGTGGCTTACAGCTTCACCGTGTCTTATGCTATCTTCAAACTGATCAACCTCATCCATCCGCTGCGGGTTACTGAAGACGAAGAAGCACTCGGTCTGGACGCTACCCAGCACAATGAACACTATCATCCTGCCATGCTGAGTGTAACCGACAACGGATCACTCAAAGAAGAAGAACTGGTGCACTCCTGA